A genomic region of Runella rosea contains the following coding sequences:
- a CDS encoding MFS transporter, with the protein MMKVDKINPLAGQLTEGPSAPQNLAFALCMISYLFGGTVATLMSVYLPVAVPELLGGNVSEVRLGEVGAYIGAAFLYGWGVGGLTFGVVSDRIGRVKSLVLVTGLYGIATLLTVFVPNWYALIASRFAAGMGIGGVLLISTVYLSEIWPVRTRPIALGILAVAFPIGIVTTGGLNVFFANWRDAFWLGIIPIGTALAMTQWLPESVAWESSRQTYHKQTSGLWDADNRPNLIIGTLIFGSVLIGLWGIFSWIPTWVQSLLPVGQNGQQERGITMMLLGSGGIVGGVLSGFLIKSLGVRKTLIVTFLGCALVSFVLFLTNRSFSPIVYVEMACLSLFFGISQGALSGYIPQLFPTVIRATAAGFCFNIGRFFTATSVFFVGAMVAFFGGLSNALLTFSVAFLVSLAGAFFSSETNKQ; encoded by the coding sequence ATGATGAAAGTCGATAAAATAAATCCATTGGCAGGGCAACTTACGGAGGGGCCTTCAGCTCCGCAAAATTTAGCGTTTGCGTTGTGCATGATTAGCTATTTATTTGGCGGAACGGTGGCGACGCTCATGTCGGTGTACTTGCCCGTAGCCGTGCCCGAATTGCTCGGCGGTAATGTATCTGAAGTCCGCTTGGGTGAAGTGGGCGCTTACATTGGTGCCGCCTTTCTGTACGGCTGGGGTGTGGGAGGGCTTACGTTTGGAGTGGTCAGTGACCGCATCGGACGGGTAAAATCATTGGTACTCGTCACGGGATTGTACGGAATAGCTACCCTGCTGACGGTGTTTGTTCCCAATTGGTACGCGCTCATTGCCTCCCGATTTGCCGCTGGGATGGGTATTGGTGGGGTGTTGCTCATTTCGACGGTGTATTTGTCCGAAATCTGGCCCGTCCGTACACGTCCTATTGCATTGGGAATTTTGGCCGTTGCATTTCCGATTGGTATCGTGACCACGGGCGGATTAAATGTTTTTTTTGCAAATTGGCGAGACGCTTTTTGGTTGGGAATAATACCCATCGGAACCGCTTTGGCCATGACACAATGGCTGCCTGAGTCTGTCGCTTGGGAGAGCAGTCGCCAAACCTATCATAAGCAAACGTCTGGATTGTGGGACGCCGACAATCGCCCCAATCTCATCATCGGCACCCTCATTTTTGGCTCAGTACTCATTGGGTTGTGGGGTATTTTTTCGTGGATACCTACGTGGGTTCAATCGCTGCTTCCAGTGGGTCAAAACGGCCAACAAGAGCGTGGCATTACGATGATGTTACTTGGGTCGGGCGGGATTGTAGGTGGCGTACTTTCGGGATTCTTGATAAAGAGTCTTGGTGTTCGCAAGACGCTCATTGTCACGTTTTTGGGCTGTGCGTTGGTTTCGTTTGTATTGTTTTTAACCAACAGAAGTTTCAGCCCGATTGTCTACGTCGAAATGGCGTGCCTGTCGTTGTTTTTCGGCATTAGCCAAGGAGCGCTTTCTGGCTACATTCCCCAATTGTTTCCGACGGTCATCCGGGCCACGGCCGCAGGTTTCTGCTTCAATATCGGGCGTTTTTTTACGGCTACTTCGGTGTTTTTTGTGGGTGCTATGGTAGCTTTTTTCGGCGGACTCAGCAACGCGCTACTGACCTTCTCAGTCGCTTTTTTGGTGTCGCTGGCGGGGGCTTTTTTCAGTAGCGAAACAAATAAACAATGA
- a CDS encoding carboxymuconolactone decarboxylase family protein, translating into MPHISLPEGFPGIRSLAAYRPDTGAALYALAEALLRGDSSLSQADAELIAAFTSSQNDCTFCTCSHAAAARYLFGTDKELVDAVIADHQTAPVSEKMKTLLAIAQCVQQDARTVSDEIVANARLAGATDREIHDTVLIAATFCMFNRYVDGLATLTPTDPGAYEPMGERMATLGYVPPKHP; encoded by the coding sequence ATGCCACATATTTCATTACCTGAAGGTTTTCCCGGCATCCGTAGTCTAGCGGCCTATCGTCCCGATACTGGTGCGGCTTTATACGCATTGGCTGAGGCACTTCTGCGCGGTGATTCGTCGCTGAGTCAAGCGGATGCCGAGCTAATTGCGGCGTTTACATCATCGCAAAATGACTGCACTTTTTGTACGTGTAGCCACGCGGCGGCGGCCCGTTATTTGTTTGGTACCGATAAAGAACTCGTGGATGCGGTCATTGCAGACCATCAAACGGCTCCCGTTTCTGAAAAAATGAAGACGCTCTTGGCCATTGCCCAGTGTGTGCAGCAGGATGCGCGAACGGTATCGGATGAAATTGTAGCCAATGCCCGTTTGGCAGGAGCAACCGACCGCGAAATTCACGATACGGTACTGATTGCGGCTACTTTTTGTATGTTCAATCGCTACGTGGATGGTTTGGCAACACTCACACCCACCGACCCGGGCGCATATGAACCCATGGGCGAGCGCATGGCCACATTGGGTTATGTCCCTCCCAAACATCCCTAG
- a CDS encoding DUF3179 domain-containing (seleno)protein, producing MKNLFYIGASGLLLFEIANVYFIMPMPGSQRLNSIDVAYFLHSWRWAFRGVFGCLILLGGLSAFRAGRWGPFWAGLALLAVSIVTYAANFEMAADSMFYQPSSLTFKNTAENKVDKERIVIGVEINGQARAYPIQFIGYHHQVQDTLGGKPIIVTYCTVCRTGRVFEPVVNGRLETFRLVGMDHFNAMFEDKTTGSWWRQANGEAIAGTLKGQTLPELEITQISLAKWLALYPNSLVMQPDTKFQEEYDSLSNYESGKRKGKLTKRDSASWEEKSWVVGVEVSSGVKAYDWNQLQKKRIINDMVGYLPITVVLASDNKSFTALRRATPGQVLTVKNDSLFDEGGSAYNLLGKSYTPNRPDLLKVNAYQEYWHSWQTFHPDTKQFK from the coding sequence ATGAAAAATTTATTTTATATCGGCGCTTCTGGTCTCCTTTTGTTTGAAATCGCCAACGTGTATTTCATCATGCCCATGCCAGGAAGTCAACGTCTGAACAGCATTGATGTGGCCTATTTTTTGCATTCGTGGCGATGGGCGTTTCGAGGTGTATTTGGATGCTTGATACTCCTTGGGGGGCTGTCGGCCTTTCGGGCGGGCCGATGGGGGCCGTTTTGGGCGGGATTGGCCTTATTGGCTGTTTCAATCGTGACCTATGCTGCCAATTTTGAAATGGCCGCCGATTCCATGTTTTATCAACCTTCCAGTTTGACTTTTAAAAATACGGCTGAAAACAAGGTCGATAAGGAACGTATCGTCATTGGCGTTGAAATCAACGGTCAGGCGCGGGCCTATCCGATTCAGTTTATTGGCTACCATCATCAGGTCCAGGATACATTGGGTGGTAAGCCCATCATTGTTACGTATTGCACGGTTTGCCGCACGGGACGGGTGTTTGAGCCTGTGGTAAACGGTCGGCTAGAAACGTTTCGACTCGTAGGAATGGACCATTTCAATGCCATGTTTGAGGATAAAACCACGGGAAGTTGGTGGCGTCAGGCCAACGGTGAAGCCATTGCGGGGACATTGAAAGGGCAAACGCTACCGGAGTTGGAGATTACGCAAATTTCGCTTGCCAAATGGCTGGCGCTATACCCCAACAGTTTGGTCATGCAGCCAGATACGAAGTTTCAGGAAGAATATGATTCATTGAGCAATTATGAATCGGGTAAGCGGAAAGGAAAACTTACGAAACGAGATTCTGCCTCTTGGGAGGAAAAATCGTGGGTGGTGGGCGTGGAGGTGAGCAGCGGTGTAAAAGCCTACGATTGGAATCAGTTGCAAAAGAAGCGAATCATCAATGACATGGTCGGTTATTTGCCCATCACTGTTGTGTTGGCTTCTGATAATAAGAGCTTTACGGCCTTGCGTCGTGCTACCCCTGGTCAGGTATTGACGGTCAAAAATGATTCTTTGTTTGATGAGGGAGGCAGTGCTTACAACTTGCTCGGCAAATCATACACCCCAAATAGACCTGATTTATTAAAAGTCAATGCGTATCAGGAATATTGGCACAGTTGGCAGACCTTTCATCCTGATACCAAGCAGTTTAAATAA
- a CDS encoding DoxX family protein, whose product MKRDKIIYWITTGLIALLFLFSSYMYLTKAPDLIQSFQKIGFPIYFVTMLGIFKLLGSLALLNPWFDSLKEWAYAGFAFTLIGATWTHIATGTPFIMPIVILGVLGVSYFFKQKLQAKLA is encoded by the coding sequence ATGAAACGCGACAAAATAATTTATTGGATTACGACGGGCCTGATTGCCCTCCTGTTTTTATTTAGCAGCTACATGTACCTAACGAAAGCTCCCGATTTAATCCAAAGCTTTCAAAAAATAGGGTTCCCTATCTATTTCGTAACGATGCTGGGCATTTTTAAACTGCTGGGTTCTTTGGCTTTGTTGAACCCTTGGTTTGACTCCCTAAAAGAATGGGCGTATGCGGGATTTGCGTTTACCCTAATCGGTGCCACTTGGACACACATCGCTACGGGTACGCCTTTTATTATGCCTATAGTGATTTTAGGGGTTCTTGGAGTTTCTTACTTTTTTAAACAAAAACTTCAGGCGAAGCTGGCGTAA
- a CDS encoding phosphatase PAP2 family protein codes for MKKFSNILKYSGLAFAMTVGMAACDKTLEEPQRVGYSPANVDDKAGTWKTYLLTSAEEISVPTPTSVTSPEYVAELAALKGLSTTLTKEQQEAVVYWGAGAVYRWNEIARELAARYNIPPASNADGKYPVPDAANPLADPKFPFANPPYTARALAYLSVAQYDALVSAWNYKYKYKRAAPSKVDATLRVALPVSSLPSYPSEDAVVAAASVTILKAMFPGEVPYLEAKMKEHLETRQWAGMNVQSDLTAGTALGGAVAAKVMGRARTDGMGAANNQALTAGMIEAAKSRGIKETWLSQEVPIRPPMLPNYGAVQTWNFDKATLAQIRPAIPYVVGSAEWQKDFDELSQINKNQTREQARIANYWADGAGSYTPPGHWHRAAANAAHEARFSEVRMARTLALLGTAEMDAGIACWDAKFYYYTPRPQQFGLKTSVGLPNFPSYTSGHSTFSAAAATVLGYIFPEQAEKFKAQADEASVSRIYGLIHYRIDCEMGLKHGNIIGNYAIARGKADGSGL; via the coding sequence ATGAAAAAGTTTTCAAATATTCTAAAATACAGCGGTTTAGCTTTTGCCATGACGGTGGGAATGGCCGCCTGTGATAAAACCCTTGAAGAGCCGCAACGCGTAGGTTATTCGCCCGCAAACGTGGATGATAAAGCGGGCACGTGGAAAACATACCTCCTTACTTCAGCCGAAGAAATCAGCGTACCAACTCCTACTTCCGTTACCTCTCCGGAGTACGTAGCAGAATTGGCGGCGTTGAAAGGACTATCAACCACCCTCACCAAAGAGCAACAGGAAGCTGTGGTCTACTGGGGTGCAGGCGCGGTGTATCGTTGGAACGAGATTGCGCGGGAATTGGCCGCGCGCTACAATATTCCGCCAGCTTCCAACGCTGATGGGAAATACCCCGTTCCGGATGCGGCCAATCCCTTAGCAGATCCTAAATTTCCCTTTGCCAATCCCCCTTATACGGCGCGGGCGCTGGCTTATCTTTCGGTGGCCCAATACGATGCGCTGGTTTCGGCTTGGAATTACAAATACAAATACAAACGGGCCGCTCCGTCAAAAGTAGATGCCACGCTTCGGGTAGCCTTGCCAGTTTCGTCGCTGCCTTCATACCCTTCCGAAGATGCTGTGGTTGCGGCGGCTTCGGTGACAATACTGAAAGCGATGTTTCCGGGTGAAGTGCCTTATTTGGAAGCAAAGATGAAAGAACATTTGGAAACGCGCCAATGGGCGGGAATGAACGTACAAAGTGACCTGACCGCTGGTACGGCTTTGGGTGGTGCCGTGGCCGCAAAGGTGATGGGCCGCGCCAGAACCGACGGAATGGGTGCCGCCAACAACCAAGCGCTTACGGCAGGAATGATTGAGGCCGCCAAAAGTCGCGGTATCAAAGAAACGTGGCTGAGCCAAGAAGTTCCGATTCGTCCGCCGATGTTGCCCAACTACGGAGCCGTACAAACTTGGAATTTTGACAAAGCAACGTTAGCTCAAATTCGCCCGGCTATTCCTTACGTAGTGGGTTCAGCTGAGTGGCAGAAAGATTTCGATGAATTGAGCCAAATCAACAAAAACCAAACCCGCGAGCAGGCCCGCATCGCCAACTACTGGGCCGACGGCGCGGGAAGCTATACGCCTCCAGGCCACTGGCACCGCGCTGCTGCCAACGCCGCGCACGAAGCACGGTTTAGTGAAGTGCGGATGGCGCGTACGCTGGCGCTTTTGGGAACTGCCGAAATGGACGCGGGAATTGCCTGTTGGGACGCGAAGTTTTATTACTACACGCCTCGACCTCAGCAGTTTGGTTTGAAGACTTCGGTTGGATTGCCCAATTTTCCATCGTATACCTCTGGCCACTCTACGTTTTCGGCGGCGGCGGCTACGGTTTTGGGGTATATCTTTCCTGAACAGGCCGAGAAATTCAAAGCTCAGGCCGACGAAGCCTCGGTGTCGCGGATTTATGGCTTGATTCACTACCGCATAGATTGTGAAATGGGCTTAAAACACGGCAATATCATTGGAAATTACGCCATCGCACGCGGCAAGGCCGATGGGTCAGGATTGTAG
- a CDS encoding carboxymuconolactone decarboxylase family protein, with product MPHIQLPENAPGILGPMKFSPQTAAPMNALANALLQTDEGLSRGERELIATYVSSQNECVFCQTIHGAVASAYLGDEDWSFIKAVKENYEQTALSDKMKALLAIAGSVQKGGKNVTTEQVEAARQQGATDKDIHDTVLISAAFCMFNRYVDGLATVAPSDPNIYRYRAARITQKGYSAEGEYAPQAT from the coding sequence ATGCCACATATTCAATTGCCCGAAAATGCGCCGGGAATCCTCGGCCCGATGAAATTTAGCCCCCAAACGGCGGCTCCTATGAATGCACTGGCTAATGCCCTTTTACAAACCGACGAGGGCCTGAGTCGGGGCGAGCGCGAATTGATTGCGACCTATGTATCGTCGCAAAATGAATGTGTATTTTGTCAAACAATACACGGCGCGGTGGCGAGCGCATACCTCGGTGATGAAGATTGGTCGTTTATAAAAGCTGTAAAAGAGAATTACGAACAAACGGCCTTGTCTGACAAAATGAAAGCACTTTTGGCCATTGCGGGGAGTGTGCAAAAGGGCGGCAAAAATGTAACGACTGAGCAGGTGGAAGCGGCTCGTCAGCAGGGGGCTACCGATAAAGACATTCATGATACGGTGTTGATTTCGGCGGCGTTTTGCATGTTCAATCGCTACGTGGATGGTTTGGCGACGGTTGCCCCGTCTGACCCCAACATTTACCGCTACCGTGCCGCAAGAATTACGCAAAAAGGATACTCGGCAGAAGGGGAATATGCCCCCCAAGCCACTTAG
- a CDS encoding TonB-dependent receptor — translation MKKQFYFLIFFTYILAMTSPVQAQQTRLTGTITDPETHQPLVGASVAVKGKITGTVTNGNGKFELSTSVPSTLVISMIGYERQEIYVQSADPLTIGLKETTADLNQVVVSASRIEESSLRTPVTIEKMDARAIQQAPAATMFESLNSLKGVDMVTSGLTLRQVNTRGFNSIGNSRFLQLTDGVDNQSAGLGFPAGSFFGVSDLDVESIELIPGAASALYGPAAFNGLLMTKTKSPFDYQGLIVQQKIGINHVNDPNGGGAKPFSETAIRYAKAFNNRFAFKLNASYIKGTDWYATDYTDIDPNTPSEKRGAANPGKNSLNIYGDEVASTLPGIGRVSRTGYYEKDVTTYDVYSFKANAAVHYRISDKLEAIYQINFNQGTANYTSSSRNMLRDFRFTQQRVELKGANFFVRAYAVAENSQNAYNTRSLGQFINRTWVKDLSGNVVPIGKADATWFERYGAAYNGKINGIAPQNHDVARTFADDGRVLPGTAAFESAKDKYSHLYGLEGAGVLSLCKMYHVEGLYDFTPHFSWLSVQAGGNIRYYDMNTNGTLFDDKINKVRVKEYGAFLQASKTLFEEKLKLMVSGRFDKNQNFAGNFTPRASAVYSPTNNHHIRVSYQTGFRNPTVVDQYIKLNVGPLILLGGAPSNSVGLNAYENSFTAASVGAFGAAFGQETAAGTPFPQAVAKHKDKLVKSNVPYIRPEQLQAFEIGYKGVLNNKLLFDVSYYHGKYTNFLINQVVIRPNTANVVLADGTVNPAAAQEILSTTTRQTFQLYTNAADKVSTNGASGGITALLAKGYRLGANATWAQFNILDANPNNVPAFNTPKWKTNVTFSNARLTDKVGFSIAWHWQDAFQWYGTFTENRPGLVPAYSLIDAQVSYKLPKLKSIVKVGASNLGNNYVVQAFGSPAVGGLYYVSLTFDELLR, via the coding sequence ATGAAAAAACAATTCTACTTTTTGATATTCTTTACCTATATTTTAGCCATGACTTCCCCCGTTCAGGCGCAGCAAACGCGCCTGACGGGGACCATTACTGACCCCGAGACCCACCAACCTTTGGTGGGTGCTTCGGTGGCAGTGAAAGGGAAAATTACGGGTACGGTAACCAACGGAAACGGAAAATTTGAGCTTAGCACGAGCGTTCCGTCCACGTTGGTGATTTCAATGATAGGCTACGAACGCCAAGAAATATACGTGCAGTCTGCGGACCCGCTCACCATTGGGTTGAAAGAAACTACGGCTGACTTGAATCAGGTAGTGGTTTCGGCCTCGCGGATTGAGGAGAGTAGCCTACGCACGCCCGTTACCATTGAAAAAATGGACGCCCGCGCTATTCAACAAGCCCCAGCGGCCACCATGTTTGAATCACTCAACAGCCTCAAAGGGGTAGACATGGTAACAAGCGGACTGACGCTACGGCAAGTGAATACGCGCGGATTTAACAGCATTGGCAACAGCCGTTTTTTGCAACTGACGGATGGTGTCGATAACCAATCAGCGGGATTAGGATTTCCAGCGGGTAGTTTTTTCGGCGTATCGGATTTGGATGTTGAGTCTATTGAATTGATTCCGGGGGCGGCATCGGCCTTGTACGGCCCTGCGGCTTTTAATGGGTTGCTCATGACCAAAACCAAAAGCCCGTTTGATTATCAGGGATTGATTGTACAGCAAAAAATAGGCATTAATCACGTCAACGATCCCAACGGTGGTGGAGCCAAGCCCTTTTCTGAAACCGCGATTCGGTACGCAAAAGCCTTCAATAATCGTTTTGCGTTTAAACTAAACGCGTCTTATATCAAAGGAACGGATTGGTACGCCACGGATTACACGGACATTGATCCCAATACTCCTTCGGAAAAACGAGGCGCCGCCAATCCAGGTAAAAATAGTCTGAATATCTATGGCGATGAGGTTGCATCCACGCTGCCGGGCATCGGTCGGGTATCGCGTACGGGCTATTACGAAAAAGACGTAACTACCTATGATGTATACAGTTTTAAGGCCAATGCAGCGGTACATTACCGCATTTCTGACAAATTGGAGGCTATTTATCAAATCAATTTCAATCAGGGAACGGCCAACTACACCAGCAGCAGCCGCAACATGTTGCGCGATTTTCGTTTTACACAGCAGCGCGTGGAACTGAAAGGTGCTAACTTTTTTGTGCGCGCCTACGCGGTCGCTGAAAATTCGCAAAATGCCTATAATACGCGCTCTTTGGGACAATTCATTAACCGCACTTGGGTGAAGGATTTGAGCGGAAATGTGGTGCCTATCGGTAAAGCAGATGCCACTTGGTTTGAGCGGTACGGTGCGGCTTACAACGGGAAAATAAACGGAATAGCGCCTCAAAACCATGACGTAGCGCGGACGTTTGCCGACGATGGTAGGGTGTTGCCGGGTACGGCTGCCTTTGAAAGCGCCAAAGACAAATACAGTCATTTGTACGGACTGGAAGGGGCGGGTGTGTTGAGTCTATGCAAAATGTACCACGTCGAAGGGCTCTACGATTTTACGCCTCATTTTTCGTGGTTAAGCGTGCAGGCGGGCGGCAATATTCGCTATTATGATATGAATACAAACGGTACTTTGTTTGACGATAAAATCAATAAAGTACGGGTGAAAGAATACGGTGCTTTTTTGCAGGCGTCCAAAACGTTGTTTGAGGAAAAGTTAAAACTGATGGTATCGGGACGTTTTGACAAAAACCAAAATTTTGCGGGCAATTTCACACCCCGAGCCTCGGCGGTGTATTCCCCGACCAACAATCACCACATTCGGGTAAGCTATCAAACGGGTTTTCGTAACCCGACCGTTGTGGATCAATACATCAAATTGAATGTTGGACCGTTGATTTTATTGGGCGGTGCACCTTCTAATTCCGTAGGACTAAACGCCTACGAAAACTCGTTTACGGCGGCTTCGGTAGGTGCATTCGGCGCGGCATTTGGTCAGGAGACTGCCGCGGGAACGCCTTTTCCTCAGGCGGTTGCGAAGCACAAAGACAAGCTAGTCAAATCAAATGTGCCCTACATTCGCCCGGAGCAATTGCAGGCGTTTGAAATTGGGTACAAAGGCGTGTTGAACAACAAATTGTTGTTTGATGTAAGTTATTACCACGGCAAATACACCAACTTTTTAATTAACCAAGTGGTGATTCGGCCCAATACCGCCAACGTCGTTTTGGCCGATGGTACGGTCAATCCTGCGGCTGCACAGGAGATTTTGAGCACCACAACGCGCCAAACATTTCAGCTTTATACCAACGCCGCCGACAAGGTTTCGACCAACGGGGCAAGTGGTGGCATAACGGCTTTGCTGGCCAAGGGCTACCGTTTGGGGGCCAACGCTACGTGGGCGCAGTTCAATATTTTGGACGCCAATCCCAACAACGTGCCTGCGTTCAACACGCCGAAATGGAAAACCAACGTAACTTTTAGCAACGCCCGTTTGACCGATAAAGTGGGCTTCAGCATCGCGTGGCATTGGCAGGATGCTTTTCAGTGGTACGGAACATTTACCGAAAACCGCCCGGGATTGGTGCCCGCCTATAGTTTGATTGACGCTCAGGTGTCGTACAAACTCCCCAAACTGAAATCAATTGTAAAAGTAGGAGCGTCGAATCTGGGCAATAACTACGTAGTACAGGCGTTTGGTTCGCCAGCCGTAGGAGGGTTATATTATGTGAGTTTGACTTTTGATGAGTTGCTGAGATGA
- a CDS encoding carboxymuconolactone decarboxylase family protein — MPHIPLPEHLPGITGLLEYRLDTALPIRDLTQILLRGESTLTQGERELIATIVSSRNCTNFCEAAHTKAADMLLGESETARLVKLDFETAPVSDKMKALLNIAALTQKSGKSVTPEAIERAHQVGATDLEIHDTVLIAALFCLYNKYVDGLATVAPTDPAYYETLGERIVGRGYMRPPGGHQAPQSSNGI; from the coding sequence ATGCCACATATTCCACTTCCCGAGCATTTGCCTGGTATTACTGGCTTGCTCGAATACCGCTTAGACACGGCGTTGCCAATTCGTGATTTGACGCAGATTTTACTGCGTGGCGAATCTACGCTGACGCAGGGAGAACGCGAGTTGATTGCCACGATTGTGTCATCGCGCAATTGTACCAATTTTTGCGAAGCGGCCCACACCAAAGCCGCCGATATGCTTTTGGGCGAATCAGAAACAGCCCGATTGGTCAAACTGGATTTTGAAACAGCACCCGTCAGCGATAAAATGAAGGCGTTGCTCAACATTGCCGCACTTACCCAAAAAAGCGGTAAATCCGTTACGCCCGAGGCCATCGAACGCGCTCACCAAGTGGGAGCAACTGACCTCGAAATCCATGATACGGTGCTGATTGCGGCCTTGTTTTGTCTGTACAACAAGTATGTGGATGGACTCGCGACCGTAGCCCCAACCGACCCCGCTTATTATGAAACTTTGGGCGAGCGAATCGTGGGGCGCGGTTATATGCGTCCGCCAGGTGGACATCAGGCACCTCAATCCTCTAATGGGATTTAG
- a CDS encoding vanadium-dependent haloperoxidase, with protein sequence MKKLFYFIVSLVFFAGCTGTEIEPSKPNEVSNYSADFLREWFKLECRIVKETPGFLPPQASRAFGYVGITAYEAAYSGIPSAKPLAGQLNRLIPADMPVAIPLNVRYHWGIVVNTAVADMMRYMFEKNISAANLAKINELEGQYMSAFAETTSKILREESVKHGKAVAKAIYEYSKSDGGHDSYLNPFSKPFTPVKGIDKWEPTDAKNLTPLSPYWYKCRPVLASNMTYGTPPKPIPFSFDTQSDFFKQAFHVYTQVTKNTPDQIEIAKFWADDPFATCTPTGHTFNIMTQLLEETNSTLERAVVGYAMLGIGEIDAFIACWKAKYDYSLIRPVTYIQRYIDPNFKTVIGTPAFPAYTSGHATEIGVGERIFTKLFTSGDGTYALTDRSQVQHGFAPRKFSNFAEMAEECANSRLYGGIHYDMDNINGLKMGRGIGDNVVKSIQWPSAIK encoded by the coding sequence ATGAAGAAGCTTTTTTACTTTATTGTCAGCCTCGTTTTTTTTGCGGGGTGTACGGGTACGGAAATAGAGCCGTCCAAACCCAATGAGGTCTCCAATTATTCCGCAGATTTTCTGCGTGAGTGGTTTAAGTTAGAATGTCGAATCGTGAAAGAAACGCCCGGTTTTCTACCTCCACAAGCCTCACGAGCCTTCGGTTACGTGGGTATAACGGCCTACGAAGCGGCGTACAGTGGCATTCCGAGTGCTAAGCCATTGGCGGGGCAACTCAACCGGTTGATTCCAGCAGACATGCCCGTGGCGATACCGCTCAATGTACGCTACCACTGGGGAATTGTGGTTAATACTGCGGTAGCGGATATGATGCGATATATGTTTGAAAAGAACATCAGCGCGGCTAATCTCGCTAAAATCAATGAATTAGAAGGGCAATACATGTCGGCTTTTGCAGAAACTACCTCTAAAATATTGAGAGAAGAATCGGTCAAACATGGGAAAGCCGTGGCTAAGGCCATTTATGAATATTCCAAATCGGATGGGGGTCATGATTCGTATCTTAACCCCTTTTCCAAGCCTTTTACCCCCGTGAAAGGCATCGATAAATGGGAGCCAACCGATGCCAAAAATCTGACCCCGTTGAGTCCTTATTGGTACAAATGCCGCCCAGTTTTGGCTTCAAATATGACGTATGGTACTCCGCCCAAGCCGATTCCGTTTTCGTTTGATACCCAATCGGATTTTTTCAAACAAGCATTTCACGTTTATACGCAGGTTACAAAGAACACACCCGATCAAATTGAAATCGCCAAATTTTGGGCCGATGATCCGTTTGCGACCTGTACACCTACTGGGCATACGTTCAATATCATGACGCAGCTATTGGAAGAAACCAACTCAACCCTCGAACGGGCCGTTGTGGGCTATGCCATGCTAGGAATTGGTGAAATCGACGCTTTTATTGCCTGTTGGAAAGCCAAATACGACTATTCACTCATCCGACCTGTTACGTATATCCAGCGGTACATTGACCCCAATTTTAAAACCGTGATCGGAACGCCTGCCTTTCCTGCTTATACTTCTGGGCACGCTACCGAAATCGGTGTGGGAGAGCGCATTTTTACGAAACTTTTCACCAGCGGCGACGGCACATACGCCCTGACAGACCGCTCACAAGTACAGCACGGTTTTGCACCCCGAAAATTCTCGAACTTTGCCGAAATGGCCGAGGAGTGTGCCAATTCGCGTCTTTATGGAGGGATTCACTATGACATGGATAATATAAATGGCTTGAAAATGGGCCGGGGAATTGGCGATAATGTGGTTAAATCCATTCAATGGCCTTCGGCAATTAAGTAA